In Methylomonas sp. MK1, the following are encoded in one genomic region:
- a CDS encoding YbcC family protein: MSASAHQNVHNAAFDLDAAIEHIAHWLPSQGPIKDFIHHNTLHAVQDYPFHEGVAVAAQVYGAKSYLPLADYLKRYDEGRISDQALEWAIAQTNCSVYQEQSLRSSLFEPDDHSHYPPQSLANHGIRSAWLNRLEIDLNGMVHPVMFRLLSNFLDQGISRWAMPKPDERFWDCVLRLVQNSLLPLYPFHQPVVRQMLDAGPDRVILNCLGKIVGDETLYGQYLLEVLLAHPGWSGMVRIIETQPNVLLAPRAISLKELLAVELACELAFIDKKHGHRFLQIAQLPNLHEIPLLERDATKPQVPLKMRVWHEAMEWSLHSELLLALREQAPVVRTPEQAPKVQALFCIDDRECSLRRYLEEMDPGIETFGAPGFFGIDFLYQGLDDVYPVAQCPVVIKPKHLILESTDTPQPDKSDKGESLSTLHFGAHSMVRGWLYTQTLGLAYALRLGWSVLRPGGQLPGIQSLSEVAAHSHLHLLRESDEPNEDGYLLGFSLTEMADRVGGLLRNIGLTKQFAPLIVVVAHGSSSVNNPHFAAYDCGACSGKPGAPNARAFAWMANHPQVRDILRERGIDIPAGTHFIPALHNTSRDEITYFDQQQLDKAARHEFHSFQHSMQHALQRNARERCRWFELGPKSHSNAEAHSHVVARASSIFEPRPELNHSNNLYCVVGRRDLTRHLFMDRRAFLQSYDPHSDSDGSILVKVLSAVIPVCGGINLEYLFSRIDNSVYGAGTKLPHNVIGLLGVANGVEGDLRTGLPSQMIEVHEPARLLMVVEQTTAIADQAIAMLGGWREWLDNEWIRLVACDPVSRAMYLYSSDGWKVAEPATGRPLPIASRSEKIIVGQNRTIPVHQLERRQA; this comes from the coding sequence ATGTCTGCTTCTGCCCATCAAAATGTTCACAACGCTGCTTTCGATTTGGATGCGGCTATCGAGCACATCGCTCATTGGCTGCCCAGCCAAGGACCAATCAAGGATTTTATTCATCACAATACTTTGCATGCCGTGCAGGACTATCCGTTTCACGAAGGGGTGGCGGTGGCGGCTCAGGTGTATGGCGCGAAAAGCTATTTGCCCTTGGCCGATTACCTGAAACGCTATGACGAAGGCCGGATCAGCGATCAAGCACTGGAATGGGCGATTGCTCAGACCAATTGCAGTGTCTATCAAGAGCAGTCGTTGCGGTCATCTTTGTTTGAGCCGGATGATCATAGCCATTATCCGCCGCAGTCCTTGGCTAACCACGGCATTCGCAGCGCCTGGTTAAATCGCCTGGAAATCGACTTGAACGGTATGGTGCATCCGGTGATGTTCAGATTGTTAAGTAATTTTCTGGATCAGGGCATAAGCCGTTGGGCAATGCCGAAACCGGACGAGCGTTTTTGGGATTGCGTCTTACGCTTGGTGCAAAACAGCCTGTTGCCTTTGTATCCGTTTCATCAGCCTGTAGTGCGGCAGATGCTGGATGCCGGTCCGGATCGGGTGATTTTGAATTGCCTGGGCAAAATCGTCGGCGATGAAACCTTGTACGGGCAATATCTATTGGAAGTATTGCTGGCACATCCCGGTTGGTCTGGGATGGTGCGGATAATCGAAACCCAGCCCAATGTGTTGCTGGCGCCTCGGGCAATCTCGCTGAAAGAATTACTAGCGGTTGAACTGGCTTGCGAGTTGGCGTTTATCGATAAAAAGCATGGGCACCGTTTTTTACAGATCGCGCAACTGCCTAATTTACATGAAATTCCCTTATTGGAGCGTGATGCAACCAAGCCGCAAGTGCCTTTGAAAATGCGGGTCTGGCATGAGGCAATGGAGTGGTCGCTGCATTCCGAATTGCTATTGGCCTTGCGCGAGCAGGCGCCGGTGGTTCGAACGCCTGAGCAAGCGCCCAAAGTCCAGGCGCTATTTTGCATAGACGATAGGGAGTGTTCGCTGCGCCGCTACCTGGAAGAAATGGATCCAGGGATTGAAACCTTCGGCGCGCCGGGATTTTTTGGTATCGATTTTCTCTACCAAGGTTTGGACGATGTGTATCCGGTGGCGCAATGTCCGGTGGTGATTAAACCCAAACATTTGATTCTGGAATCGACCGATACGCCGCAGCCCGACAAATCCGATAAGGGCGAATCGCTGTCAACCCTGCATTTTGGCGCGCATTCCATGGTGCGCGGGTGGTTGTACACGCAAACGCTGGGTTTGGCATATGCGTTGCGCTTGGGATGGAGCGTATTGCGCCCCGGCGGCCAGTTGCCGGGCATCCAAAGCTTAAGTGAAGTGGCAGCCCATAGCCATTTACACTTATTGCGGGAGAGCGACGAGCCCAATGAAGACGGCTACTTGCTGGGTTTTTCGTTAACGGAAATGGCCGACAGAGTAGGTGGATTGCTGCGCAATATCGGCTTGACCAAACAGTTTGCACCCTTGATTGTCGTGGTCGCGCATGGCTCCAGCAGCGTCAATAACCCGCATTTCGCCGCTTACGATTGCGGTGCGTGCTCCGGTAAGCCCGGCGCGCCGAATGCGCGAGCCTTCGCCTGGATGGCCAATCACCCGCAAGTTCGCGACATCTTGCGTGAGCGGGGGATAGACATTCCTGCCGGTACGCATTTTATTCCCGCTTTGCACAATACCAGTCGCGATGAGATCACTTACTTCGATCAGCAGCAACTGGATAAAGCCGCGCGTCACGAGTTTCACAGTTTCCAACACAGCATGCAGCATGCCTTGCAGCGCAACGCGCGCGAACGCTGTCGCTGGTTTGAGTTGGGGCCAAAATCTCATAGCAACGCCGAAGCGCATAGTCATGTGGTGGCGCGGGCCTCGTCTATTTTCGAGCCGCGTCCGGAATTGAATCATTCGAATAATCTGTATTGTGTGGTGGGGCGGCGCGACTTGACCCGCCATCTCTTCATGGATAGAAGGGCGTTCTTGCAATCCTACGACCCCCACAGCGATAGCGACGGCTCGATATTGGTCAAGGTGCTGTCGGCGGTGATTCCGGTCTGTGGTGGTATCAATCTGGAGTATCTGTTTTCACGCATCGACAATTCGGTCTATGGTGCCGGCACCAAACTGCCGCATAACGTGATCGGTTTGTTGGGCGTCGCCAACGGCGTGGAAGGCGATTTACGCACCGGCTTGCCGTCGCAAATGATAGAGGTGCATGAGCCGGCGCGCTTGTTAATGGTGGTCGAACAAACGACCGCGATTGCCGATCAGGCCATTGCTATGTTGGGTGGCTGGCGGGAATGGCTGGATAACGAGTGGATACGCCTGGTGGCTTGCGATCCCGTGAGCCGCGCCATGTATTTGTACAGTAGCGATGGCTGGAAGGTGGCCGAACCAGCGACTGGCAGACCGTTGCCGATTGCCAGTCGCTCGGAAAAAATTATTGTCGGACAAAATCGGACGATTCCGGTCCACCAATTGGAAAGGAGGCAGGCATGA
- a CDS encoding SulP family inorganic anion transporter — protein sequence MTTSTPVILPKTGLPGLIENWRSDLLSGFLVFLIALPLCLGIAMASGFPPMSGIISAIIGGVLVSRLSGSYVTINGPAAGLIVVIVDAVQSLGQGDAMAGYRYTLAAIVIASVLQVLLGVFKAGKLSAFFPSSVVHGMLAAIGIIIMAKQIHTLLGVKPEAKSLLGTIAEIPHSLMEMNPEVSLIGLLGLLLLILWSVIKHPTLKMIPAPLLVVLLGLALGQYFDLDHIHQYLFLPDATILPHHEFSVGPSFLVAVPEHFLAGFYLPDFGKIATGEFWLAVLTIWLVGSLESLLSASAVDKLDPYKRSSNLNRDLTAVGIGNMVAGMIGGLPMIAEIVRSSANINNGAKTGWANFFHGLFLLVFVALFPKLIHEIPLSALAALLVFTGFRLASPREFAKTLAVGVDNFAVFVITILGVLATDLLVGVAIGIAVELAIHVSRGLKLRNAFSMAFNVLQADADTYHIEVSGAAVFSNFITLKSLLADFPQRKIVFFDLTEANLIDHTVMEFIHHFAEDYKQAGGRCEIVGLDDHESYSDHHLSARRKIAL from the coding sequence ATGACCACATCAACTCCAGTCATCCTGCCAAAGACCGGACTACCCGGTTTGATTGAAAACTGGCGTAGCGATTTGCTATCCGGTTTTTTAGTGTTTTTGATTGCCTTGCCGCTATGTCTGGGTATCGCAATGGCGTCGGGCTTTCCGCCCATGTCCGGCATCATTTCCGCGATAATCGGCGGCGTTTTGGTATCGCGACTAAGTGGTTCCTACGTGACCATCAACGGTCCCGCCGCCGGCTTGATCGTGGTGATTGTGGATGCCGTCCAATCCCTAGGACAAGGCGATGCGATGGCCGGTTATCGCTACACGCTGGCCGCCATCGTCATTGCCAGCGTGTTGCAAGTACTGCTGGGCGTGTTCAAGGCCGGCAAGCTCAGTGCCTTTTTTCCCTCATCGGTCGTGCACGGCATGTTGGCCGCCATCGGCATCATCATCATGGCAAAGCAGATTCACACCTTGCTCGGCGTTAAGCCGGAAGCTAAATCTTTGTTGGGCACCATTGCCGAGATCCCGCATTCGCTGATGGAAATGAATCCGGAGGTATCGCTAATCGGCCTACTCGGCTTGCTGCTATTGATACTTTGGTCGGTGATCAAACATCCGACCTTGAAAATGATCCCCGCCCCGCTGCTGGTGGTATTGTTGGGCTTGGCCTTGGGTCAGTATTTTGATTTGGATCATATCCATCAATATCTGTTTCTGCCGGATGCAACGATTCTGCCGCATCACGAATTCAGCGTCGGCCCGTCATTTCTGGTGGCAGTGCCCGAACACTTTCTAGCCGGATTCTATCTACCCGACTTTGGCAAGATTGCCACCGGCGAATTTTGGCTGGCGGTATTAACCATTTGGCTGGTCGGTAGTCTGGAAAGTTTGTTGAGCGCCTCGGCCGTGGATAAACTCGACCCGTATAAACGCAGCTCCAACCTGAATCGCGATTTAACTGCGGTCGGGATCGGCAACATGGTCGCTGGCATGATCGGCGGCTTGCCCATGATTGCCGAAATCGTCCGCAGCTCCGCAAACATCAATAACGGCGCGAAAACCGGCTGGGCCAACTTCTTTCACGGTCTATTTTTGCTCGTCTTCGTGGCGCTGTTTCCCAAACTGATTCACGAAATCCCGCTATCGGCCCTGGCCGCGCTGTTAGTCTTCACCGGTTTTCGCCTAGCCTCACCCAGAGAATTTGCGAAAACCCTGGCGGTGGGTGTCGACAATTTTGCAGTGTTCGTCATTACAATCCTCGGCGTCTTGGCTACCGATTTATTGGTTGGTGTAGCGATAGGCATCGCGGTGGAACTGGCGATTCACGTCAGCCGCGGTTTAAAACTGCGTAACGCATTTTCAATGGCTTTTAACGTGCTCCAAGCCGATGCAGACACCTATCACATTGAGGTATCCGGCGCAGCGGTGTTCTCCAACTTCATCACCTTAAAAAGCTTGCTGGCCGATTTTCCGCAACGCAAAATCGTGTTTTTCGATCTGACCGAAGCGAATTTGATCGACCACACCGTGATGGAATTCATTCACCATTTTGCCGAAGACTACAAGCAAGCAGGCGGCCGTTGCGAAATTGTCGGCTTGGACGATCATGAAAGTTATTCCGACCACCATCTCTCTGCACGCCGCAAAATTGCGCTCTGA